Proteins encoded in a region of the Halosimplex halophilum genome:
- a CDS encoding Cdc6/Cdc18 family protein, which translates to MNGDDTDQDTTLDSQRFVDGAGEDGEQAPPTADGEEPTGRDGDRQTDEGGSSTDGDSGRGDSQGDDSPGDDSPGDDSPDAGSAAPEGGDPSSSVRGSVGSADVDLDAGGDGVDSSVLDDVMLDDVGSEDTEEASQGLFDDLLAGDPIFENKEVLRPSYTPRKLPHREEQINNMATILVTALRGDSPSNILIYGKTGTGKTASAKFVSTELESTSQKYEVPCEVEYINCEVTDTQYRVLAQLANKFIEKNEAVIDEELDALEDLRERARDDPAALADTEYDSVAAVEDRIEQLEDDRDSFEQVPMTGWPTDRVYSTFFDAVDYHERVVVIMLDEIDKLVEKSGDDTLYNLSRMNSELERSRVSIMGISNDLKFTDFLDPRVKSSLGEEEIVFPPYDANQLRDILEHRAEVAFEGDALTDDVIPLCAAFAAQEHGDARRALDLLRTAGELAERDQTDDVNEDHVRKAQEKIELDRVVEVVRTLPTQSKLVLFAIIMLEKNGVHNINTGEVYNVYQRLCEEIDVDTLTQRRVTDLISELDMLGIVNAVVVSKGRYGRTKEISLSVPIDETEAVLLSDSRLSDIEDTQPFVQTRFDSDN; encoded by the coding sequence ATGAACGGGGACGACACAGACCAGGACACGACGCTCGATTCACAGCGGTTCGTGGATGGAGCGGGCGAGGACGGCGAACAGGCACCCCCGACGGCGGACGGGGAGGAACCGACCGGGCGCGACGGCGACCGACAGACGGACGAGGGGGGCAGTTCGACGGACGGCGACTCGGGGAGGGGTGACTCCCAGGGAGACGACTCGCCGGGGGACGATTCGCCCGGAGACGACTCGCCGGACGCCGGCTCGGCGGCCCCGGAGGGGGGCGACCCGTCGAGCAGCGTCCGGGGGAGCGTCGGGTCAGCGGACGTCGACCTCGACGCCGGGGGCGACGGGGTCGACTCGTCGGTGCTCGACGACGTGATGCTCGACGACGTGGGCTCGGAGGACACCGAGGAGGCCTCCCAGGGGCTGTTCGACGACCTGCTGGCCGGCGACCCGATCTTCGAGAACAAGGAGGTCCTCCGACCGTCCTACACGCCGCGCAAGCTCCCCCACCGCGAGGAGCAGATCAACAACATGGCGACGATCCTCGTGACCGCGCTGCGCGGGGACTCGCCCTCGAACATCCTCATCTACGGGAAGACGGGGACGGGCAAGACCGCCAGCGCGAAGTTCGTCAGCACGGAACTCGAGTCCACGTCCCAGAAGTACGAGGTGCCCTGCGAGGTCGAGTACATCAACTGCGAGGTCACCGACACGCAGTACCGCGTGCTCGCCCAGCTCGCCAACAAGTTCATCGAGAAGAACGAGGCGGTCATCGACGAGGAGCTCGACGCCCTCGAAGACCTTCGCGAGCGCGCACGGGACGATCCGGCGGCCCTGGCCGACACGGAGTACGACTCGGTCGCCGCCGTCGAGGACCGCATCGAGCAGCTGGAGGACGACCGCGACTCCTTCGAGCAGGTCCCGATGACCGGGTGGCCCACGGACAGGGTCTACAGCACCTTCTTCGACGCCGTCGACTACCACGAGCGGGTCGTCGTCATCATGCTCGACGAGATCGACAAGCTCGTCGAGAAATCGGGCGACGACACCCTCTACAACCTCTCGCGGATGAACTCCGAGCTGGAGCGCTCGCGGGTCTCGATCATGGGCATCTCCAACGACCTGAAGTTCACCGACTTCCTCGACCCCCGGGTCAAGTCCAGCCTCGGCGAGGAGGAGATCGTCTTCCCGCCCTACGACGCCAACCAGCTGCGGGACATCCTCGAACACCGCGCGGAGGTCGCCTTCGAGGGCGACGCGCTCACCGACGACGTGATCCCGCTCTGTGCCGCCTTCGCGGCCCAGGAGCACGGCGACGCCCGACGGGCGCTCGACCTGCTGCGGACCGCGGGCGAACTCGCCGAGCGCGACCAGACCGACGACGTCAACGAGGACCACGTCCGCAAGGCCCAGGAGAAGATCGAGCTCGACCGCGTCGTCGAGGTGGTCCGCACCCTCCCCACCCAGTCGAAGCTCGTCCTGTTCGCGATCATCATGCTGGAGAAGAACGGCGTCCACAACATCAACACCGGCGAGGTGTACAACGTCTACCAGCGCCTGTGCGAGGAGATCGACGTGGACACGCTCACCCAGCGTCGGGTCACCGACCTCATCTCGGAACTCGACATGCTCGGCATCGTCAACGCCGTCGTCGTCAGCAAGGGCCGCTACGGCCGCACCAAGGAGATCTCCCTGTCGGTCCCCATCGACGAGACCGAGGCCGTCCTCCTCTCGGACTCGCGGCTCTCTGACATCGAGGACACCCAGCCGTT
- a CDS encoding Era-like GTP-binding protein, which translates to MGLFTELKDSISRAASTLFSEEDPKRIGIYGPPNAGKTTLANRIARDWTGDAVGPESHVPHETRRARRKEDVEIERDGKTVNIDIVDTPGVTTKVDYTEFLEHDMEKDDAVRRSREATEGVAEAMHWLREDVDGVIYVLDSTEDPFTQVNTMLIGIIESQDLPVLILANKIDLEESSVQRIRNAFPQHETTELSALEGDNMDEVYDKIAEYFG; encoded by the coding sequence ATGGGACTGTTCACAGAGCTCAAAGACAGCATTTCGAGGGCGGCGTCGACGCTGTTCTCGGAGGAGGACCCGAAACGTATCGGCATCTACGGCCCGCCGAACGCGGGGAAGACGACGCTGGCCAACCGCATCGCCCGGGACTGGACCGGCGACGCGGTCGGCCCGGAGAGTCACGTTCCCCACGAGACGCGCCGGGCTCGCAGGAAGGAGGACGTCGAGATCGAGCGCGACGGCAAGACGGTCAACATCGACATCGTCGACACGCCCGGCGTGACGACGAAGGTCGACTACACCGAGTTTCTCGAACACGACATGGAGAAAGACGACGCCGTCCGGCGCTCGCGGGAGGCGACGGAGGGCGTCGCGGAGGCGATGCACTGGCTCCGGGAGGACGTCGACGGGGTCATCTACGTGCTCGACTCGACGGAAGACCCGTTCACCCAGGTCAACACGATGCTCATCGGGATCATCGAGAGCCAGGACCTCCCGGTGCTGATCCTCGCGAACAAGATCGACCTGGAGGAGTCGTCGGTCCAGCGGATCCGCAACGCGTTCCCGCAACACGAGACGACGGAGCTGTCGGCCCTCGAAGGTGACAACATGGACGAAGTGTACGACAAGATCGCGGAGTACTTCGGGTGA
- a CDS encoding DUF2073 domain-containing protein translates to MAEAKHPEDEDGVQIDLISAERMDGKTTMEKIRMILDGVRDNNIVILEAGLTPDEESRLIEVTMTEISPDEFNGIEIETYPKSQADDSSLLGRLMGKEETKKLTVIGPANQIETLHKDETLISALVSRK, encoded by the coding sequence ATGGCCGAAGCCAAACACCCCGAAGACGAAGACGGAGTGCAGATCGACCTGATCAGCGCCGAGCGCATGGACGGCAAGACGACGATGGAGAAGATCCGGATGATCTTAGACGGCGTCCGGGACAACAACATCGTCATCCTCGAGGCCGGCCTCACGCCCGACGAGGAGTCGCGGCTCATCGAGGTCACGATGACCGAGATCAGCCCCGACGAGTTCAACGGCATCGAGATCGAGACCTATCCCAAGTCCCAGGCCGACGACTCGAGCCTGCTCGGCCGCCTCATGGGCAAAGAGGAGACCAAGAAGCTCACGGTGATCGGTCCGGCGAACCAGATCGAGACGCTCCACAAGGACGAAACTCTCATCAGCGCGCTCGTCTCGCGGAAATAG
- a CDS encoding OapC/ArvC family zinc-ribbon domain-containing protein: MPHQCTNCDRTFADGSKEMLSGCPECGGTKFQFRPDGFDDSPAGDDASGSTGRGPDDGGVPGSAPDSPPEPTDRPGDSVSRTVGNAAATVRDLVGGSAGSDATDARPPAESTAAETGSAGTADTSGPANALDPANAPDSADGLAGGDDDIIVAESDPGTEDTAQADARSQLVDPDEMPDSEGFDPADEDGPAEADGPTDADAPSDAGAPPERVDAVDGAEPGADAEADAAGSPSEERSVAEQPDAERADRPDLAELREELNDQFESIRVVEPGQYELNLMELYDREEYIIALQEDGRYSIQVPETWRQADA, encoded by the coding sequence ATGCCCCACCAGTGTACGAACTGCGACCGGACGTTCGCCGACGGCTCCAAGGAGATGCTGTCGGGCTGTCCGGAGTGTGGCGGCACGAAGTTCCAGTTCCGGCCCGACGGTTTCGACGACTCGCCCGCCGGCGACGACGCGAGCGGCTCGACCGGTCGAGGCCCGGACGACGGCGGGGTTCCGGGTTCGGCGCCGGACTCGCCGCCGGAGCCGACCGACCGGCCCGGCGACTCGGTGAGCCGGACGGTCGGCAACGCCGCCGCGACGGTCCGTGACCTGGTCGGCGGCTCGGCCGGCAGCGACGCCACCGATGCGCGCCCCCCGGCGGAGTCCACGGCGGCCGAGACGGGCTCGGCGGGGACCGCCGACACGTCCGGCCCCGCGAACGCTCTCGATCCCGCGAATGCGCCCGACTCCGCGGACGGGCTGGCGGGCGGGGACGACGACATCATCGTCGCGGAGTCCGACCCCGGAACCGAGGATACCGCCCAGGCCGACGCGCGCAGCCAGCTGGTCGACCCCGACGAGATGCCCGACAGCGAGGGGTTCGACCCGGCCGACGAGGATGGCCCGGCCGAGGCCGATGGCCCGACGGACGCGGACGCTCCGTCCGACGCTGGTGCCCCGCCCGAGCGTGTTGACGCGGTCGACGGGGCCGAACCCGGGGCGGACGCCGAGGCCGACGCGGCCGGTTCGCCCTCCGAAGAGCGATCCGTCGCCGAACAGCCGGACGCCGAGCGCGCCGACCGGCCGGACCTGGCCGAACTCCGCGAGGAGCTGAACGACCAGTTCGAGAGCATCCGGGTGGTCGAACCCGGGCAGTACGAACTCAACCTGATGGAGCTGTACGACCGCGAGGAGTACATCATCGCGCTCCAGGAAGACGGCCGCTACAGCATCCAGGTGCCCGAGACCTGGCGTCAGGCCGACGCCTGA
- the mdh gene encoding malate dehydrogenase yields the protein MTKVSIVGAAGTVGAAAGYNLALRDIVDELVFVDIPDKEDETVGQAADTNHGVAYDSNTTVRQGTYEDTAGSDVVVITAGIPRSPGQTRIDLAGDNAPIMEDIGSSLAEHNDDFVTVTTSNPVDLLNRHLYETGERAREKVVGFGGRLDSARFRYVLSERFDTQVGNVEATILGEHGDAQVPVFSKVRVDGRDPEFSADEREEILEDLQESAMDVIERKGATQWGPATGVAHTVEAILRDTGEVLPCSVALDGEFGYDDTAFGVPVKLGSDGVEEVVEWELSEYERDLMDDAAEKLSDQYGRMTSEE from the coding sequence ATGACGAAAGTCAGCATCGTCGGTGCGGCAGGCACCGTCGGGGCGGCAGCGGGGTACAACCTTGCGCTTCGGGACATCGTCGACGAGCTGGTGTTCGTGGACATCCCGGACAAGGAAGACGAGACGGTGGGCCAGGCGGCCGACACCAACCACGGCGTCGCCTACGACTCGAACACGACCGTCCGGCAGGGCACCTACGAGGACACCGCCGGCTCGGACGTGGTGGTCATCACGGCCGGCATCCCGCGGTCGCCCGGCCAGACCCGCATCGATCTGGCGGGCGACAACGCGCCGATCATGGAGGACATCGGCTCCTCGCTGGCCGAGCACAACGACGACTTCGTGACGGTGACGACCTCGAACCCCGTCGACCTCCTCAACCGCCACCTCTACGAGACGGGCGAGCGGGCCCGCGAGAAGGTGGTCGGCTTCGGCGGCCGGCTCGACTCCGCGCGCTTTCGCTACGTCCTCTCCGAGCGGTTCGACACGCAGGTCGGCAACGTCGAGGCGACGATCCTCGGCGAGCACGGCGACGCGCAGGTCCCCGTGTTCTCGAAGGTCCGCGTCGACGGCCGCGACCCCGAGTTCTCCGCCGACGAGCGCGAGGAGATCCTCGAAGACCTCCAGGAGTCGGCGATGGACGTCATCGAGCGGAAGGGCGCGACCCAGTGGGGCCCCGCGACGGGCGTCGCCCACACCGTCGAGGCGATCCTCCGGGACACCGGCGAAGTGCTGCCCTGCTCGGTCGCCCTCGACGGCGAGTTCGGCTACGACGACACCGCCTTCGGCGTCCCGGTCAAGCTCGGGTCCGACGGCGTCGAGGAGGTCGTCGAGTGGGAACTCTCCGAGTACGAGCGCGACCTGATGGACGACGCGGCCGAGAAGCTCTCCGACCAGTACGGGCGGATGACGAGCGAGGAGTGA
- a CDS encoding Sjogren's syndrome/scleroderma autoantigen 1 family protein: MSDFDKEAERERLREKYEQDKQKREASERMSDLLLKGATMTNAHCNDCGDPIFRYDGDEFCPTCQRVVTNDEAVEEAAEGDGQVDEPVQTPDDGGAADAGGPDQGSADAGDASADRPAEAENGDTPGHIEIKQPDGPAVRTGADASSGEQATAEGSTPSRDPEDNQSQATRRQPSQSQATRRQSSQSQSGAAEPNRSRDQPSRTPSTPERAEAPVAEADDEFGAARASLVRTLRKQAERAENCEDPRRARDHLAAAREAAEALGALSGSY, translated from the coding sequence ATGAGCGACTTCGACAAGGAGGCCGAACGGGAGCGGCTCCGCGAGAAGTACGAACAGGACAAGCAAAAGCGGGAGGCCAGCGAGCGGATGAGCGACCTGTTGCTGAAGGGCGCGACGATGACCAACGCCCACTGCAACGACTGCGGCGACCCGATCTTCCGCTACGACGGCGACGAGTTCTGCCCCACCTGCCAGCGCGTGGTCACGAACGACGAGGCCGTCGAGGAGGCCGCCGAGGGCGACGGGCAGGTCGACGAGCCCGTCCAGACGCCCGACGACGGCGGCGCGGCCGACGCGGGGGGCCCCGACCAGGGTAGCGCCGACGCGGGCGACGCGAGCGCCGATCGGCCCGCGGAGGCCGAGAACGGCGACACGCCCGGCCACATCGAGATCAAACAGCCCGACGGCCCCGCCGTCCGGACCGGCGCCGACGCATCGAGCGGCGAGCAGGCGACCGCGGAGGGGTCGACCCCGAGCCGGGATCCCGAGGATAACCAGTCACAGGCGACGCGCCGACAGCCGAGCCAGTCACAGGCGACGCGCCGACAGTCGAGCCAGTCACAGTCGGGGGCCGCCGAGCCGAACCGCTCGCGGGACCAGCCGTCCCGGACCCCGTCGACGCCCGAGCGGGCGGAGGCCCCGGTCGCCGAGGCCGACGACGAGTTCGGTGCGGCCCGCGCGTCGCTGGTGCGGACGCTCCGCAAACAGGCCGAGCGCGCGGAGAACTGCGAGGACCCGCGCCGCGCCCGCGACCACCTCGCGGCGGCCCGCGAGGCGGCCGAGGCCCTCGGCGCGCTCTCGGGGTCGTACTGA
- a CDS encoding redoxin domain-containing protein, whose product MSDGMQWIVRFELPNGGPGPDTVASEDLAAEFDAVVVLLLRDHYCQVSRERATAYSEAFDEFAAEDVAVVGALPDTAERAGYWRRRYDLTYPVLADSSEGPTADAGADAGAATAMTDGTPRFDAFADIEVGVDTLPGIGVLDTRQQFPRLVHTEGGETLQECPSPEAALDAAQDALGT is encoded by the coding sequence ATGAGCGACGGCATGCAATGGATCGTCAGGTTCGAGTTGCCGAACGGGGGGCCAGGGCCGGATACGGTCGCGAGCGAGGACCTCGCGGCCGAGTTCGACGCCGTGGTCGTGCTCCTGTTGCGAGACCACTACTGTCAGGTATCGCGCGAGCGCGCCACGGCCTACAGCGAGGCGTTCGACGAGTTCGCCGCCGAGGACGTGGCCGTCGTCGGCGCGCTCCCGGACACCGCCGAGCGGGCCGGCTACTGGCGGCGACGCTACGACCTGACCTATCCCGTCCTCGCCGACTCCTCGGAGGGGCCGACCGCCGACGCCGGCGCCGACGCCGGGGCGGCGACGGCGATGACCGACGGGACGCCGCGGTTCGACGCCTTCGCGGACATCGAGGTCGGCGTCGACACGCTGCCGGGGATCGGCGTCCTCGACACCCGCCAGCAGTTCCCGCGGCTCGTCCACACCGAGGGCGGCGAGACCCTCCAGGAGTGCCCATCCCCCGAGGCGGCGCTCGACGCGGCGCAGGACGCGCTCGGGACGTAA
- a CDS encoding DEAD/DEAH box helicase, with translation MATTDEAEGVSGPLLTDGFLEDRTYQRRLADAALETHTLVCLPTGLGKTTVSLLVTAERLAGDAVNKSLLLAPTKPLVTQHAEFYREALEVPDGEIVVYTGDTRPDDRADLWSGARVVVATPEVVENDLVGNRVDLTDVVHCTFDECHRATGDYAYNYIAERYHDEARDPLATGMSASPGDDEEAILEVCGNLGLAQVEVMTEDDADVAAYTHETTVDWERVELPETVIEIRDAINDVIADRLSKLRDLGVTNTSKPDVSEREIQKIQGKLRELMDNDQSEGYEGMSLLAEVRKLRTAVTYAETQSVESLRRYFERQKQAARSSGASKADQRMVSEPKVREAIRRAEDYDDLHPKFRRTRMLIAQTLGIEDGERVIVFTESRDTAETLTDFLGEHFQTRKFVGQSDTEGSDGMTQTEQQETLDEFRAGEFEVLVSTSVAEEGLDVPEVDLVLFYEPVPTAIRAIQRKGRTGRQTEGAVSVLLAEDTRDEAYFWKARNDQKRMEEELRSLKSMAGEIESELTQTGMDEFAAAGAKQAPSDDSAPHETGGEAATDDGEVAAEPDDSAAETGGREAEPEESATASQASGDGGDDADASDESGGDDDTGGDGQAGLDAFAGGSDSDERGDESADRDEPDGEVATASADDESVEVVVDQRELDASIAKDLSRQDGVETRLETLAVGDYVLSDRVVVERKTVADFLDTLTGGDERSLFEQLTDAARYYARPVVVIEGEDLYGERNVHPNAIHGALASIAVDFGASVLRTTDADETRDLLANIAAREQEEEDRTVSVHGEKSSKTLAEQQEYVVASVAEVGPVTAESLLSEFGSVEAVMTADADELTAADGVGEVTAERIREVVGSDYDG, from the coding sequence ATGGCGACGACCGACGAGGCCGAGGGGGTGTCGGGGCCGCTCCTCACCGACGGGTTCCTCGAGGACCGGACCTACCAGCGGCGACTGGCCGACGCGGCGCTGGAGACCCACACCCTGGTCTGTCTCCCCACCGGCCTCGGGAAGACGACGGTGAGCCTGCTGGTCACCGCCGAGCGGCTGGCCGGCGACGCCGTCAACAAGTCCCTGCTGCTCGCGCCGACCAAGCCGCTGGTCACCCAGCACGCCGAGTTCTACCGGGAGGCCCTGGAGGTGCCCGACGGCGAGATCGTCGTCTACACCGGCGACACACGGCCCGACGACCGCGCGGACCTGTGGTCGGGCGCCCGGGTCGTCGTCGCGACCCCCGAGGTCGTCGAGAACGACCTCGTCGGCAACCGGGTCGACCTGACCGACGTGGTCCACTGCACCTTCGACGAGTGCCACCGCGCGACCGGCGACTACGCCTACAACTACATCGCCGAGCGCTACCACGACGAGGCCCGCGACCCCCTCGCGACGGGCATGAGCGCCTCCCCCGGCGACGACGAGGAGGCCATCCTCGAGGTCTGCGGCAACCTCGGGCTCGCCCAGGTCGAGGTGATGACCGAGGACGACGCCGACGTGGCCGCCTACACCCACGAGACCACCGTCGACTGGGAGCGCGTCGAGCTCCCGGAGACGGTGATCGAGATCCGCGACGCGATCAACGACGTGATCGCCGATCGCCTCTCGAAGCTCCGGGACCTGGGGGTCACGAACACCAGCAAGCCCGACGTGTCGGAGCGCGAGATACAGAAGATCCAGGGCAAGCTCCGGGAGCTGATGGACAACGACCAGTCGGAGGGCTACGAGGGGATGAGCCTGCTCGCGGAGGTGCGCAAGCTCAGGACCGCCGTCACCTACGCCGAGACCCAGAGCGTCGAGAGCCTCCGGCGGTACTTCGAGCGCCAGAAGCAGGCCGCCCGCTCGTCGGGCGCGTCGAAGGCCGACCAGCGGATGGTCTCCGAGCCCAAGGTGCGGGAGGCGATCCGGCGGGCGGAGGACTACGACGACCTCCACCCGAAGTTCAGGCGGACGCGGATGCTGATCGCCCAGACGCTCGGTATCGAGGACGGCGAGCGGGTCATCGTCTTCACCGAATCGCGCGACACCGCGGAGACGCTGACGGACTTCCTCGGCGAGCACTTCCAGACCCGGAAGTTCGTCGGCCAGTCCGACACCGAGGGCAGCGACGGGATGACCCAGACCGAACAGCAGGAGACCTTAGACGAGTTCCGCGCCGGCGAGTTCGAGGTGCTCGTCTCCACGTCCGTCGCCGAGGAGGGGCTGGACGTGCCCGAAGTGGATCTGGTGCTGTTCTACGAGCCCGTGCCGACGGCGATCCGCGCCATCCAGCGGAAGGGACGGACGGGCCGCCAGACCGAGGGGGCGGTGTCCGTGCTGCTCGCGGAGGACACCCGCGACGAGGCGTACTTCTGGAAGGCGCGCAACGACCAGAAGCGCATGGAGGAGGAGCTGCGCTCGCTGAAGTCGATGGCCGGCGAGATCGAGAGCGAGCTCACCCAGACCGGGATGGACGAGTTCGCCGCGGCCGGGGCGAAGCAGGCACCCAGCGACGACTCGGCTCCACACGAAACGGGGGGCGAAGCGGCAACCGACGACGGGGAGGTCGCAGCCGAGCCGGACGACTCCGCAGCCGAAACGGGGGGACGGGAAGCCGAACCCGAGGAGTCCGCAACCGCCTCGCAAGCGTCCGGGGACGGCGGTGACGACGCCGACGCGAGTGACGAGTCCGGGGGCGACGACGACACCGGCGGCGACGGCCAGGCGGGGCTCGACGCGTTCGCCGGGGGATCGGACTCGGACGAGCGGGGCGACGAGTCCGCCGACCGCGACGAGCCGGACGGGGAAGTGGCGACCGCGAGCGCCGACGACGAGAGCGTCGAGGTCGTCGTCGACCAGCGGGAGCTCGACGCGTCGATCGCGAAGGACCTCTCGCGGCAGGACGGCGTCGAGACGCGCCTGGAGACGCTGGCGGTCGGCGACTACGTCCTCTCCGACCGGGTGGTCGTCGAGCGCAAGACGGTCGCGGACTTCCTGGACACGCTGACCGGCGGCGACGAGCGCTCGCTGTTCGAACAGCTCACCGACGCGGCCCGCTACTACGCCCGGCCCGTCGTCGTCATCGAGGGCGAGGACCTCTACGGCGAGCGCAACGTCCACCCCAACGCCATCCACGGCGCGCTGGCCTCCATCGCGGTGGACTTCGGCGCGAGCGTCCTCCGGACGACCGACGCCGATGAGACCCGGGACCTGCTGGCGAATATCGCGGCTCGCGAGCAGGAGGAGGAAGACAGGACCGTCAGCGTCCACGGCGAGAAGAGCTCGAAGACGCTGGCCGAACAGCAGGAGTACGTGGTCGCCAGCGTGGCGGAGGTCGGGCCGGTCACCGCCGAGTCCCTCCTATCCGAGTTCGGCAGCGTCGAGGCGGTGATGACCGCCGACGCCGACGAACTCACGGCCGCCGACGGCGTCGGCGAGGTCACCGCCGAACGGATCCGCGAAGTGGTTGGAAGCGACTACGACGGCTGA
- a CDS encoding baeRF10 domain-containing protein has translation MTDDTRHDSTDSEPNSGPSNDSGPPGGDEYGLLVVERGNAALGRVVDGGVEPVATVDGGITGSARAGTDDPDRFERERRRRSRAFFREVAAAADEAFLGDDPVARLAVGGPMDAATAFVDGGHLDDRLTDRLVGTFTVEHASEPGLRELLDAAAADLLDPATRRLRETLAEFFERLRDGEGVVYGDDDLDRAVDDGTVETALVAATVDRERREGIEAAVAARGGETLVVPGNSARGARFAETFAVGALLSDSE, from the coding sequence ATGACAGACGACACGCGACACGACAGCACGGACAGCGAACCGAACAGCGGTCCCTCGAACGACAGCGGACCGCCCGGCGGCGACGAGTACGGCCTGCTCGTCGTCGAACGAGGGAACGCCGCCCTCGGCCGCGTCGTGGACGGCGGGGTCGAACCCGTCGCCACGGTCGACGGCGGGATCACGGGATCGGCCCGTGCGGGAACGGACGACCCCGACCGCTTCGAGCGCGAGCGCCGGCGCCGGAGCCGCGCGTTCTTCCGCGAGGTCGCCGCGGCGGCCGACGAGGCGTTCCTCGGCGACGACCCCGTGGCCCGCCTCGCCGTCGGCGGCCCGATGGACGCCGCGACGGCGTTCGTCGACGGCGGGCACCTCGACGACCGCCTGACCGACCGTCTCGTCGGCACCTTCACCGTCGAACACGCGTCCGAACCGGGCCTGCGGGAACTGCTCGACGCCGCGGCCGCCGACCTCCTCGACCCGGCGACGCGGCGGCTCCGCGAGACGCTCGCGGAATTCTTCGAGCGCCTGCGCGACGGCGAGGGAGTCGTCTACGGCGACGACGACCTCGACCGGGCGGTCGACGACGGCACCGTCGAGACGGCGCTGGTCGCCGCGACGGTCGACCGGGAGCGCCGCGAGGGGATCGAGGCGGCCGTGGCCGCTCGGGGCGGCGAGACGCTCGTCGTCCCCGGGAACTCCGCCCGCGGCGCGCGGTTCGCGGAGACGTTCGCGGTCGGCGCTCTCCTGAGTGACTCGGAGTGA
- a CDS encoding diacylglycerol/polyprenol kinase family protein — translation MRDEILRRLVHASGTAVPLAYLFVPAVEWLHVQALLVAGLAVASVLEVVRLVVGLDWWVYEKLTREYEQDNLAGYFLAVFSMAVVALVFEPTIAVPAILMLTIADPVSGLLGSGELRTAKDVTVLLTTFAVATLLAVPFVPATAAVAGGVAATVADGIKPVVRGYVIDDNLTIPVAGAAAMFLAVEFLPSTPV, via the coding sequence ATGCGCGACGAGATACTCCGGCGGCTGGTCCACGCGAGCGGGACAGCGGTGCCGCTCGCGTACCTGTTCGTGCCGGCCGTCGAGTGGCTCCACGTCCAGGCCCTGCTGGTCGCCGGCCTGGCCGTCGCCTCGGTCCTGGAGGTCGTCCGGCTGGTCGTCGGGCTGGACTGGTGGGTCTACGAGAAGCTCACCCGGGAGTACGAGCAGGACAACCTCGCGGGTTACTTCCTCGCCGTGTTCAGCATGGCCGTCGTCGCGCTCGTGTTCGAGCCGACCATCGCCGTCCCGGCCATCCTGATGCTGACCATCGCCGACCCCGTCTCCGGCCTGCTTGGCTCGGGCGAGCTGCGGACCGCCAAGGACGTGACCGTCCTGCTGACGACCTTCGCCGTGGCGACGCTGCTGGCGGTCCCCTTCGTCCCGGCGACCGCCGCAGTCGCCGGGGGCGTCGCGGCGACCGTCGCCGACGGGATCAAGCCCGTGGTTCGGGGCTACGTCATCGACGACAACCTCACCATCCCCGTCGCCGGCGCCGCCGCGATGTTCCTCGCCGTCGAGTTCCTGCCGTCGACGCCGGTCTGA